A portion of the uncultured Draconibacterium sp. genome contains these proteins:
- a CDS encoding MBL fold metallo-hydrolase, producing MLSISILTDNTAGGHFLAEHGLSYLVEIDNEKILFDAGHSDVFLKNAERLNYDIENEVETIVLSHGHWDHGNGLKYLKNKTLITHPASFASRYRKADRTTVGLELSKYEIEKQFTLKESKTSLQLTENLVFLGEIPRNNDFENKTTSFEFADGSDDFIPDDSALAAIIDNELVIITGCSHSGICNICEHAKKVTGLNKIKAVIGGFHLKKQDKQTLKTIEYFKKNRIEKLFPSHCTALPALSLFYSTFKSEQVKTGMILRF from the coding sequence ATGCTATCAATATCAATTTTAACTGATAATACCGCCGGCGGGCATTTTCTGGCAGAACACGGACTCTCCTACCTCGTTGAAATAGACAACGAAAAGATTCTGTTCGATGCCGGTCATTCAGATGTATTTTTGAAAAATGCGGAAAGGCTAAATTACGATATCGAAAACGAAGTAGAGACTATTGTTTTAAGTCACGGCCACTGGGACCATGGAAACGGATTGAAATACCTGAAAAATAAAACTTTGATTACGCATCCGGCTAGTTTCGCCAGTCGTTACCGAAAAGCAGATCGCACCACAGTTGGCTTGGAACTATCAAAATATGAGATTGAAAAACAGTTTACTTTAAAAGAAAGTAAAACCTCTTTACAACTTACCGAAAATCTGGTCTTCCTTGGAGAAATACCAAGAAATAACGATTTTGAAAACAAGACAACAAGTTTTGAATTTGCAGATGGAAGTGATGATTTTATTCCCGACGATTCGGCACTGGCAGCAATAATAGATAATGAACTTGTAATTATTACCGGATGCTCACACTCCGGAATTTGCAATATTTGCGAACACGCTAAAAAAGTTACCGGATTAAATAAAATAAAAGCTGTAATTGGTGGGTTTCACTTGAAAAAGCAAGACAAACAAACATTAAAAACCATTGAATATTTTAAGAAAAATAGGATTGAGAAGCTTTTTCCATCGCATTGCACGGCATTGCCGGCACTGTCACTTTTTTATTCAACGTTTAAATCAGAGCAGGTAAAAACAGGAATGATTTTGCGATTTTAA